GCCTACTTCATTGAGGTATTTGGATATCTCTGTTTTGCCATGATGGTGACTTTTTGGATAAAAAAATCTGGCTTAAGTATCATGTTCATTTTGGCCTACAGCATTCTATTCGAAAACTTCATTGGCTGGGTATTTTTGGATAGCGAAGGCTTCCTGATTAAGCTATTGCCGATCAATGCTTTAGATAACCTGATTCGTATTCCCATGAATTTTCTAGACCCAGAATCCGTGCAAAAAACTGTGGAAATTACCGAGCCGAGTATCGCCTTGGGTTGGACAGCGGGCTTCATATTCCTGTCCTATCTGCTGCTAAAAAATCGAGATGTTTAAATCTTCGGAACAGTTCTTGTTAACCCTCAGAAAAAAGACAACAACTATGAAAAAGATATTAACAATTGCCGTGCTGACGATCTTTACTTTGTCAGCCTTTGCTCAGACTTCTACTATTCAGGTCAATGGTCAGGCCGAAGTTTCTGTACTACCAGAAATCGCGGTATTCAACTACAACATCACCGCCCAATCTAAGTCCTACGACGAGGCGCTGAATGAGCTGAATCGCAGAGTGGATGCTCTGAGTGCAGATTTGAAGAAAGCAGGGTTTGATTCAGAAGCGATTAAAACCTCGCAGTTCAGTATCCGAAAGGACAAAATCTATGACCGTGGACAGATCAAAGGTGAGGAATTTGTAGCCAGCCAATCTTTAGTTGTAAAATTCGACTACAACATGAAGAAGCTACTAAAAGTACTCAATGGTACTACTTCTAGCAGTAGCGCGGCTAATTTGAGCATCTCCTTCGAGCTATCCAACGAACAAAAACAAGCAGCTGAAAAATCCTTGATGGTAGCTGCTATGAAAGACGCCCGAATGAAGGCAGAAACTCTTTCTGGTGTGGAAGGTTACAGCATCTTAGGAGTGAAAGAAATCATGCATCACAGTGCACCGTCCAGACCACTGGCACGTACCATGGAGTTTGACATGGCTATGTCTGAAAGCAAGGTAGCCAGCAGCTACCAGCCCAATGACATGAGTATCACGGATCAGGTGACGGTTGTTTACTTATTGGAAAGGAATTAATCCTCCATCACCTTTAGGACCACATTGTTGGTGACGGGGTGACTGATACAAGTCAAGACAATGTTCTGAGCAATTTCGTCATCGCTCAGAATGTTGTCTTCTCTCATAAAGACCTCTCCTGATTGACATTGTGCCTTGCAACTCCCACAGATACCATCCTTGCAAACAAAGGGTAGCTCCATTCCTTTATCCAAAGCAGCATTGAGAATACTGCGATTGGCCTTGACTGTCACAGAGTGAGTCTTGCCCTGATGAATGAGTTTTAGTTCACG
This is a stretch of genomic DNA from Reichenbachiella ulvae. It encodes these proteins:
- a CDS encoding SIMPL domain-containing protein gives rise to the protein MKKILTIAVLTIFTLSAFAQTSTIQVNGQAEVSVLPEIAVFNYNITAQSKSYDEALNELNRRVDALSADLKKAGFDSEAIKTSQFSIRKDKIYDRGQIKGEEFVASQSLVVKFDYNMKKLLKVLNGTTSSSSAANLSISFELSNEQKQAAEKSLMVAAMKDARMKAETLSGVEGYSILGVKEIMHHSAPSRPLARTMEFDMAMSESKVASSYQPNDMSITDQVTVVYLLERN